The Streptosporangiales bacterium genome has a window encoding:
- a CDS encoding hydantoinase/oxoprolinase family protein yields the protein MIGVDVGGTFTDVVSVSGGKITTVKVATDVRETERGVLRGAEEIGVADSAVFNHASTHGLNAIITRRLPKVAFLTTLGHRDILDIGRTWRPLEALTDPNWRRPFGDAARPLVRRYLRRGIRERLTADGGVLIPLDEDQAREQLAVLRRCDVEGVAICLINAYLNRHHEERLRQLVREELGDVPVSISSEVSPLAKEYARASTTVVDVFMKLIYDDYTTRLDEGLRGLGFDGDLNFADCAAHLVRADVAMQYPFKVVFAGPAAGTVASAHFGSLLGVGNLLCADVGGTSCDMSLVTGGEPFVNTTFELEHDLVVNALSNEVDSIGAGGGSLVTITPTGELQVGPGSAGADPGPACYGLGGTEPTLTDACLLMGVIDADGFAGGRMKLDAELSRTAFEGLDSPLTYEERVSYAFRIGLNNIAEGVVNIAIMHGIDPRDYSLVAYGAAGPMLLPAALDLVHAKEVIVPPHPGLFSALGLVSSDLVYADSRSAYTMLTPEAATSIDKVYRQMEEQLRQRLAGGDEEVTFVRSFDGRLAGQTWETPFIGVPDGEIDADAVSTMTANFHDAYEKRSGNRFEMLPVQGVTYRVDAVVTADKVEYPTVPERDGGAPTPTRTLQLRHLGDGTIEAREYQRDDLRRGDEIEGPAIIREPLSTTFLLAGQRARVGTYGELRITRI from the coding sequence ATGATCGGAGTAGACGTAGGCGGGACGTTCACTGACGTGGTCTCGGTCTCCGGCGGGAAGATCACGACGGTGAAGGTCGCCACGGACGTCCGCGAGACCGAGCGCGGCGTGCTGCGCGGGGCCGAGGAGATCGGCGTCGCCGACTCCGCGGTCTTCAACCACGCGAGCACCCACGGCCTCAACGCGATCATCACCAGGCGACTGCCGAAGGTCGCCTTCCTCACCACGCTCGGCCACCGCGACATCCTCGACATCGGGCGCACCTGGCGCCCACTCGAGGCACTGACCGACCCGAACTGGCGACGCCCGTTCGGCGACGCTGCCCGGCCGCTCGTCCGCCGCTACCTGCGCCGTGGCATCAGGGAGCGCCTCACCGCCGACGGCGGGGTGCTGATCCCGCTGGACGAGGACCAGGCCCGCGAGCAGCTCGCGGTGCTGCGCCGGTGCGATGTCGAGGGCGTCGCGATCTGCCTGATCAACGCGTATCTCAACCGGCACCACGAGGAGCGGCTGCGCCAGCTCGTCCGCGAGGAGCTCGGCGACGTCCCGGTCTCCATCTCCAGCGAGGTCTCCCCGCTCGCCAAGGAGTACGCCCGCGCGTCGACGACCGTGGTCGACGTGTTCATGAAGCTGATCTACGACGACTACACCACGCGGCTCGACGAGGGGCTGCGTGGGCTCGGCTTCGACGGCGACCTCAACTTCGCCGACTGCGCGGCCCATCTGGTGCGGGCCGACGTCGCGATGCAGTACCCGTTCAAGGTCGTGTTCGCCGGTCCCGCGGCGGGCACGGTGGCGAGCGCGCACTTCGGCAGCCTGCTCGGCGTCGGCAACCTGCTGTGCGCCGACGTCGGCGGCACGTCGTGCGACATGAGCCTGGTGACCGGTGGTGAGCCGTTCGTGAACACGACGTTCGAGCTCGAGCACGACCTCGTCGTCAACGCGCTGTCCAACGAGGTCGACAGCATCGGCGCCGGCGGCGGCAGTCTCGTGACGATCACCCCGACCGGCGAGCTCCAGGTCGGTCCCGGCAGCGCGGGCGCCGACCCGGGACCCGCGTGCTACGGGCTCGGCGGCACCGAGCCGACGCTCACCGACGCCTGCCTGCTGATGGGCGTCATCGACGCGGACGGGTTCGCGGGCGGCCGGATGAAGCTCGACGCCGAGCTCTCCCGCACCGCGTTCGAGGGCCTCGACAGCCCGCTCACGTACGAGGAACGGGTGAGCTACGCCTTCAGGATCGGCCTGAACAACATCGCCGAGGGCGTCGTCAACATCGCGATCATGCACGGCATCGACCCCCGCGACTACAGCCTCGTCGCCTACGGCGCCGCCGGGCCGATGCTGCTGCCCGCGGCGCTCGACCTCGTGCATGCCAAGGAGGTCATCGTCCCGCCGCACCCCGGCCTGTTCTCCGCGCTCGGCCTGGTCAGCTCCGACCTCGTGTACGCCGACAGCAGGAGCGCGTACACGATGCTCACGCCCGAGGCGGCGACGTCGATCGACAAGGTCTACCGGCAGATGGAGGAGCAGTTGCGCCAGCGCCTCGCCGGCGGCGACGAGGAGGTCACCTTCGTCCGCAGCTTCGATGGACGCCTCGCCGGCCAGACCTGGGAGACGCCGTTCATCGGCGTGCCCGACGGCGAGATCGACGCCGACGCGGTGAGCACGATGACCGCCAACTTCCACGACGCGTACGAGAAGCGCTCGGGCAACAGGTTCGAGATGCTGCCGGTCCAGGGCGTCACCTACCGGGTCGACGCGGTCGTGACGGCCGACAAGGTCGAGTACCCGACGGTGCCCGAGCGCGACGGCGGTGCGCCGACGCCTACCCGCACCCTCCAGCTCCGCCACCTCGGCGACGGAACGATCGAGGCCCGGGAGTACCAGCGCGACGACCTTCGCCGTGGCGACGAGATCGAGGGGCCCGCGATCATCAGGGAACCCCTGTCGACCACCTTCCTGCTGGCGGGTCAGCGCGCACGCGTGGGCACGTACGGCGAGCTGCGCATCACCAGGATCTGA
- a CDS encoding enoyl-CoA hydratase/isomerase family protein, whose amino-acid sequence MGTRVQLVVNGGVRTVRLDHPPLNTFDTAMRRELAATAVSLADDADVRAVVLYGGERTFAAGADIRELAAMGYEEMYGWNRAIQRAIGAFADLPVPVVAAVTGHALGGGMELALTADYRVAADDAVLGQPEVRLGIMPGSGGTQRLTRLVGPARAKQILMTGRRIPAAEALRLGLVDEVVPSAEVYAAALAYASRLAVGPRFALQAIKEAVDRGGDGPLETGLALERASIAGLFATADMRTGVASFLSDGPGRARFGAPKDRGSM is encoded by the coding sequence ATGGGCACTCGGGTGCAACTCGTGGTGAACGGCGGCGTGCGTACCGTCCGGCTCGACCATCCGCCGCTCAACACGTTCGACACCGCCATGCGGCGGGAGCTGGCCGCTACGGCGGTCTCGCTCGCCGACGACGCGGACGTCCGCGCAGTGGTGCTCTACGGCGGCGAGCGGACGTTCGCCGCCGGCGCGGACATCCGTGAGCTCGCCGCGATGGGCTACGAGGAGATGTACGGCTGGAACCGCGCGATCCAGCGCGCCATCGGTGCGTTCGCCGACCTGCCGGTGCCCGTCGTCGCGGCCGTCACGGGCCACGCTCTCGGCGGCGGGATGGAGCTCGCGCTCACCGCCGATTACCGCGTGGCGGCGGACGACGCGGTGCTCGGGCAGCCCGAGGTGCGGCTCGGCATCATGCCAGGATCCGGTGGCACGCAACGGCTGACCAGGCTCGTGGGTCCCGCGCGGGCCAAGCAGATCCTGATGACCGGTCGCCGCATCCCGGCCGCCGAGGCACTGCGGCTCGGCCTGGTCGACGAGGTGGTGCCGTCCGCCGAGGTGTACGCGGCCGCCCTCGCGTACGCCTCGCGGCTCGCGGTGGGCCCGCGGTTCGCGCTGCAGGCGATCAAGGAGGCCGTCGACCGTGGCGGTGACGGCCCGCTGGAGACGGGGCTGGCGCTCGAGCGCGCGTCGATCGCCGGTCTCTTCGCCACCGCGGACATGCGCACGGGCGTGGCGTCGTTCCTCTCGGACGGTCCCGGACGTGCCCGCTTCGGCGCACCGAAGGATCGGGGTTCCATGTAA
- a CDS encoding TetR family transcriptional regulator, whose translation MPRPPGHGPGYEVKRQEIIDVAAVLFARKGYAATGIAEIGTAAGLAKGALYYYIGSKENLLVEIQSRVLTPLLQAARPLATLDEDPVLRLRLVSEVLLDNIFRRLDHIWVYEHDYRQVTGDSRGRLLRQRRQFEQLVTGLLVEAMDAGAFRRMDPRLTVLQFLNMHNHTYQWLRPNGPWDAAFLSRQYCATLFAGFRTDDYDLADLEDRVDRFRAAVPNP comes from the coding sequence ATGCCACGACCGCCAGGACACGGCCCCGGCTACGAGGTGAAGCGACAGGAGATCATCGACGTCGCCGCGGTTCTCTTCGCCAGGAAGGGTTACGCCGCTACCGGCATCGCCGAGATCGGTACGGCCGCCGGCCTCGCGAAGGGCGCGCTCTACTACTACATCGGCTCCAAGGAGAACCTCCTCGTCGAGATCCAGTCACGGGTGCTGACGCCGCTGTTGCAAGCCGCGCGCCCGCTCGCCACGCTCGACGAGGACCCGGTGCTGCGGCTGCGGCTGGTGTCGGAGGTGCTGCTCGACAACATCTTCCGCCGCCTCGACCACATCTGGGTCTACGAGCACGACTACCGCCAGGTGACCGGCGACAGCCGCGGTCGCCTGCTCCGCCAGCGTCGCCAGTTCGAGCAGCTCGTCACGGGCCTGCTCGTCGAGGCGATGGACGCCGGCGCGTTCCGCCGGATGGACCCGCGGCTCACGGTGCTGCAGTTCCTCAACATGCACAACCACACCTACCAGTGGTTGCGCCCGAACGGCCCGTGGGACGCCGCCTTCCTGTCGCGCCAGTACTGCGCCACCCTCTTCGCCGGCTTCCGTACCGACGACTACGACCTCGCCGACCTGGAGGACCGCGTCGACCGCTTCCGCGCCGCTGTACCCAACCCGTGA
- a CDS encoding glucose 1-dehydrogenase translates to MPSNEFTGRCAVVTGAGSGIGRACALRLAGAGAAVTLLDADGASAAKTRGAIEEAGGTALDLTADVTDEAQVTRAVAEATDRIGPPRVLVNAAGIVVRKALLETTLDEWRRVVDVNLTGYFVLLKRVVPAMAAAGGGAIVQVASIAGHVGYGFPSYTAAKGGVLAITRQLAAELAPQRIRINSVSPGVVHTGLNRDTLATEEIRSATVAATPWGRIGEPDDIAAAVAYLASPAADYVTGTDLVVDGGMTSAIHLGRGGDALHSFHARTSDGTH, encoded by the coding sequence ATGCCTTCGAACGAGTTCACCGGACGCTGTGCGGTGGTGACGGGAGCAGGTTCCGGCATCGGGCGCGCGTGCGCGCTGCGTCTGGCCGGCGCCGGAGCGGCGGTGACGCTGCTCGACGCTGACGGCGCGTCCGCGGCGAAGACCCGCGGCGCGATCGAGGAGGCCGGCGGCACGGCCCTCGATCTGACCGCCGACGTCACCGACGAGGCCCAGGTGACACGGGCGGTGGCCGAGGCGACCGACCGGATCGGACCGCCCCGGGTGCTGGTCAACGCCGCGGGCATCGTCGTCCGCAAGGCGTTGCTCGAGACGACACTCGACGAGTGGCGCCGGGTCGTCGACGTCAACCTCACCGGCTACTTCGTCCTGCTGAAGCGGGTCGTCCCCGCCATGGCGGCTGCCGGCGGCGGCGCGATCGTGCAGGTGGCGTCGATCGCCGGTCACGTCGGGTACGGCTTCCCCTCGTACACCGCGGCCAAGGGCGGTGTCCTGGCGATCACCAGGCAGCTCGCCGCCGAACTCGCGCCGCAGCGCATCAGGATCAACTCGGTCAGCCCGGGCGTCGTCCACACCGGACTCAACCGCGACACCCTTGCCACCGAGGAGATCAGGTCGGCCACCGTCGCCGCGACCCCGTGGGGCCGGATCGGCGAGCCCGACGACATCGCCGCCGCCGTCGCCTACCTCGCGAGTCCGGCGGCCGACTACGTGACGGGCACCGACCTGGTCGTCGACGGCGGCATGACGAGCGCCATCCACCTCGGTCGCGGCGGGGACGCGCTGCACAGCTTCCATGCCAGGACATCCGACGGCACGCACTGA
- a CDS encoding alcohol dehydrogenase catalytic domain-containing protein, whose amino-acid sequence MRVHRPVARSFRSQTLDNRAVTTILVPIVLENNKLVPGTVWRWDVQALRWHARGDLRLDDVPEPADPGPGEAVVEVAYCGVCGTDVHEYAAGPNMIRTDPHPLTGAVPPFALGHELSGTVVALGRPVPGVEIGTRVAVDPCLRCGSCFWCLRGDYHICAKGGSVGLASPGAFAERVTVPAYGLVPIPDAVSDEHAAAAEPLAVGVHAVRRAQIGPGDQVLVLGAGPIGVAVLLAARLAGAAGLFVSEPLASRAECARELGATEVFDPTVTDVRREVFLRTGRVGPDVVVEATGRADAAASAITSVRRGGRAVLAGVSAQEVTVPLGAIVMYERTVVGSLGYNYDIPRVLALMAAGRLDAAPFVTAVFPLAAGPGVFAELAADPGRHLKVLLTPKGD is encoded by the coding sequence ATGCGCGTTCACCGTCCCGTCGCGAGGTCGTTCCGGTCACAGACTCTTGACAACCGAGCCGTAACGACGATTCTTGTACCGATCGTTCTAGAAAACAATAAGCTGGTGCCGGGAACGGTTTGGAGGTGGGACGTGCAGGCGCTGCGCTGGCACGCCAGAGGTGACCTCCGTCTCGACGACGTGCCCGAGCCCGCGGATCCCGGCCCCGGCGAGGCCGTGGTCGAGGTGGCGTACTGCGGGGTCTGCGGCACCGACGTGCACGAGTACGCCGCGGGCCCGAACATGATCAGGACCGACCCGCACCCGTTGACCGGTGCTGTTCCGCCGTTCGCGCTCGGGCACGAGCTGAGCGGCACCGTCGTCGCGCTCGGCCGGCCGGTGCCCGGTGTCGAGATCGGCACCCGCGTCGCCGTCGACCCGTGCCTGCGCTGCGGTTCGTGCTTCTGGTGCCTGCGCGGTGACTACCACATCTGTGCGAAGGGCGGCTCCGTCGGCCTCGCCTCACCCGGCGCGTTCGCCGAACGCGTCACCGTGCCCGCGTACGGACTCGTGCCGATACCCGACGCGGTCTCCGACGAGCACGCTGCGGCGGCCGAGCCCCTCGCCGTGGGTGTGCACGCCGTGCGGCGCGCGCAGATCGGTCCAGGCGACCAGGTGCTCGTGCTCGGTGCAGGACCGATCGGCGTCGCGGTCCTGCTTGCCGCACGGCTCGCGGGCGCCGCCGGCCTCTTCGTCAGCGAGCCGTTGGCGTCGCGTGCGGAGTGTGCACGCGAGCTCGGCGCGACAGAGGTGTTCGACCCGACCGTCACCGACGTGCGTCGCGAGGTCTTCCTGCGTACCGGCCGCGTCGGTCCCGACGTCGTCGTCGAGGCGACCGGACGCGCCGACGCCGCCGCGTCGGCGATCACGTCGGTACGCCGCGGCGGTCGCGCAGTGCTCGCCGGCGTCAGCGCGCAGGAGGTCACGGTCCCGCTCGGCGCGATCGTCATGTACGAGCGGACCGTCGTCGGATCGCTCGGCTACAACTACGACATCCCGCGCGTCCTGGCCCTGATGGCGGCCGGCCGACTCGACGCCGCCCCGTTCGTCACCGCCGTCTTCCCGCTCGCGGCCGGACCAGGCGTGTTCGCGGAGCTCGCCGCCGACCCAGGCCGGCACCTGAAGGTGCTGTTGACCCCGAAAGGCGACTGA
- a CDS encoding 2-oxoisovalerate dehydrogenase, translating into MTSTHDVDLPARTTSVGDDLGALREMYRRMRLIRTFEERASVAYRDSEIPGFLHLSIGQEASAVGACWPLDARDVVTSTHRGHGHCLAKGLDPAGMFAELMGRQTGTCAGRGGSMHIADPRSGVFGANGIVAAGLPIATGAGTAAQLRGEGGVVVAFFGDGAVAQGMFHEAVNLAAVWRLPVLFCCENNGYAEFSPSSAQHRAPLADRALGYGVEFHRVDGNDVVAVADLVGGLVGRLRDGAGPIMLEAETYRWHGHYEGDPQRYRESDELASWQERDPLTMLAGRMRAYGATPADVAAIDAEVTGLVDDDIEAARRAPEPAAETLHHHVITPREPVPEPPDATGETFKTTAAVRTALEHELAADDSVFLAGIDVGEGGNVFGLTRGLAERFPGRVRDTPISENAIIGTAVGAALAGMRPVVELMYFDFIGVCFDQLLNQAAKLRFMTGGGASLPLVVRTQFGAGRSSGSQHSQSLEAVLAHIPGLTVVMPSTPADTYGLLRAAIRDPNPVVFVENRLLYGHQGPAPPADHLVPLGKAKVRREGTDVTLVSYSRLVHECLASAETLAAEGVSVEVIDLRTIVPLDRETVLRSLAKTNRLVIAHEAVTDFGVGAELAAVAAYDGFWTLDAPVRRVGAAATPAPYAPSLERAWLPDRHTITTAVREVAAT; encoded by the coding sequence ATGACGTCGACCCACGACGTCGACCTGCCGGCACGCACGACGAGCGTCGGCGACGACCTCGGTGCGCTGCGCGAGATGTACCGCAGGATGCGCCTGATCCGCACGTTCGAGGAACGCGCCTCGGTGGCGTACCGCGACAGCGAGATCCCCGGCTTCCTCCACCTGTCCATCGGGCAGGAGGCGTCGGCGGTCGGCGCGTGCTGGCCGCTCGACGCGCGCGACGTCGTCACGTCGACGCACCGTGGACACGGCCACTGCCTCGCCAAGGGGCTCGACCCGGCCGGGATGTTCGCGGAGCTGATGGGCAGGCAGACGGGCACCTGCGCGGGTCGCGGCGGCTCGATGCACATCGCCGACCCCCGGTCCGGCGTCTTCGGCGCGAACGGGATCGTCGCGGCCGGGCTGCCGATCGCAACCGGCGCCGGAACCGCGGCGCAGCTGCGCGGCGAGGGCGGCGTCGTGGTCGCGTTCTTCGGCGACGGAGCGGTGGCGCAGGGCATGTTCCACGAGGCCGTCAACCTCGCCGCCGTGTGGCGACTGCCGGTGCTCTTCTGCTGCGAGAACAACGGGTACGCGGAGTTCTCACCGAGCAGCGCCCAGCACCGCGCTCCACTCGCCGACCGTGCCCTCGGCTACGGCGTGGAGTTCCACCGGGTCGACGGCAACGACGTCGTCGCCGTCGCCGACCTCGTGGGCGGGCTCGTCGGCCGGCTGCGCGACGGCGCGGGGCCGATCATGCTGGAGGCGGAGACCTACCGGTGGCACGGCCACTACGAGGGCGACCCCCAGCGCTACCGCGAGTCCGACGAGCTGGCGTCGTGGCAGGAACGCGACCCCCTCACGATGCTGGCCGGCCGGATGCGCGCGTACGGGGCCACGCCGGCGGACGTGGCCGCGATCGACGCCGAGGTGACCGGGCTCGTCGACGACGACATCGAGGCCGCGCGGCGCGCACCCGAGCCCGCGGCGGAGACCCTGCACCACCACGTGATCACGCCGCGCGAGCCCGTGCCGGAGCCACCGGACGCGACGGGCGAGACGTTCAAGACGACGGCCGCGGTCCGCACCGCGCTCGAGCACGAGCTCGCGGCGGACGACTCGGTGTTCCTCGCGGGCATCGACGTGGGTGAGGGTGGCAACGTGTTCGGGCTGACCAGAGGGTTGGCCGAACGCTTCCCCGGCCGCGTCCGCGACACCCCGATCTCCGAGAACGCGATCATCGGCACCGCCGTCGGCGCCGCACTCGCGGGCATGCGTCCCGTCGTCGAGCTGATGTACTTCGACTTCATCGGCGTCTGCTTCGACCAGCTGCTCAACCAGGCGGCGAAGCTGCGCTTCATGACCGGCGGCGGCGCGAGCCTGCCGCTCGTCGTCCGCACCCAGTTCGGCGCGGGACGCTCCTCGGGCAGCCAGCACTCGCAGAGCCTGGAAGCGGTCCTCGCGCACATCCCCGGCCTCACCGTCGTCATGCCGTCGACGCCGGCGGACACCTACGGCCTGCTGCGCGCCGCCATCCGCGACCCGAACCCGGTGGTCTTCGTCGAGAACCGCCTGCTCTACGGCCACCAGGGTCCCGCACCGCCCGCCGACCACCTGGTGCCGCTGGGGAAGGCGAAGGTGCGCCGCGAGGGCACCGACGTGACGCTGGTGTCGTACTCCAGGCTCGTCCACGAATGCCTGGCGAGCGCGGAGACGCTGGCGGCCGAGGGCGTCAGCGTCGAGGTGATCGACCTGCGCACCATCGTCCCGCTGGACCGGGAGACGGTGCTCCGCTCGCTGGCGAAGACCAACCGCCTGGTCATCGCCCACGAGGCCGTCACCGACTTCGGCGTCGGGGCCGAGCTGGCCGCCGTCGCGGCGTACGACGGCTTCTGGACCCTCGACGCCCCCGTCCGCCGGGTCGGCGCCGCTGCCACCCCCGCCCCCTACGCCCCGAGCCTCGAACGCGCCTGGCTCCCGGACCGGCACACGATCACCACAGCCGTCCGCGAGGTCGCGGCGACCTGA
- a CDS encoding carboxymuconolactone decarboxylase family protein, which produces MAEAQLTDRQRELREKFIEERGYWSHIWDGLLQLDPDFFESYLNFSAVPWRTGVLEPKVKELIYTAIDASTTHLYEPGLRVHIRNALKYGATKEEVMEVLELTSVLGIHSCTLGVPVLMEELAAREKADETS; this is translated from the coding sequence ATGGCCGAAGCGCAGCTCACCGACAGGCAGCGCGAGCTGAGAGAGAAGTTCATCGAGGAACGTGGTTACTGGAGCCACATCTGGGACGGCCTGCTGCAGCTCGACCCCGACTTCTTCGAGTCGTACCTGAACTTCTCGGCGGTGCCGTGGCGCACGGGCGTGCTCGAGCCGAAGGTCAAGGAACTGATCTACACCGCCATCGACGCTTCCACGACGCATCTGTACGAGCCGGGGTTGCGGGTGCACATCCGCAACGCGCTGAAGTACGGGGCGACGAAGGAGGAGGTCATGGAGGTGCTCGAGCTGACCAGCGTGCTCGGCATCCACAGCTGCACCCTCGGCGTCCCTGTCCTCATGGAGGAGCTCGCCGCCCGCGAGAAGGCGGACGAGACGTCGTGA
- a CDS encoding SDR family oxidoreductase: MRGDRAVVTGSARGIGRHVAVELARAGATVTVLDVLDTTDTVELVTAEGGSATGGRVDVTDRAAVTAAVAGAGGDDADLDILVTAAGVYGDSPTLDELTEAELDTVLSVNLAGTLWCVQAALPLLRAGDGGRVVCIGSVAGKIGGVLAGPHYAASKGGVHAVVRWLARTQAAAGVTANGIAPGAVDTDMITGRGYEPDYCPLGRLATPQEIAGVAAFLASPAASYMTGTVIDVNGGYFMG, encoded by the coding sequence CTGCGCGGCGACCGCGCGGTCGTCACCGGCAGCGCACGTGGCATCGGCCGCCACGTCGCGGTCGAGCTCGCGCGCGCCGGTGCGACCGTGACGGTCCTCGACGTGCTCGACACCACGGACACGGTCGAGCTGGTCACGGCCGAGGGCGGGTCGGCGACCGGCGGGCGGGTCGACGTCACCGACCGCGCCGCCGTCACGGCAGCCGTCGCCGGAGCGGGCGGAGACGACGCGGACCTCGACATCCTCGTCACGGCCGCCGGCGTCTACGGCGACTCGCCGACGCTCGACGAGCTCACCGAGGCAGAGCTGGACACGGTGCTCTCGGTCAACCTCGCCGGCACGCTGTGGTGCGTGCAGGCGGCGCTGCCGCTGCTGCGCGCCGGCGACGGCGGCCGGGTGGTGTGCATCGGCTCGGTCGCCGGCAAGATCGGCGGCGTGCTGGCCGGCCCGCACTACGCGGCGAGCAAGGGCGGTGTCCACGCCGTCGTCAGGTGGCTGGCCAGGACGCAGGCCGCGGCCGGCGTCACCGCCAACGGGATCGCGCCTGGCGCCGTCGACACCGACATGATCACCGGCCGCGGCTACGAGCCCGACTACTGCCCGCTCGGCCGGCTGGCCACGCCGCAGGAGATCGCCGGGGTGGCGGCGTTCCTCGCCTCGCCCGCGGCGAGCTACATGACAGGAACAGTGATCGACGTCAACGGCGGCTACTTCATGGGGTGA
- a CDS encoding hydantoinase B/oxoprolinase family protein: MTNTDDGRLQLKEMTDDQFTDAYGADRFTASVLSSRMRYIVQHMCTDLLNNAFSMILRDWYDFAATITGPREHNYPMGAVSNSLVLFLGTMAEAVRNTVEEYGPDEVREGDVIIANDPYRTGNHVNDICFIRPVFHEGRPVTYVTLRAHQLDMGGIVPAGFSATKRNVYENGLVIAPMLLYRDDKPIQSSFNLIFDNARMAALLLPDIKTIYQNLLLGERLIKESIERYGIDAFLGAIRYSCDVSAESMQDAIEQLPDGVYEAEEGIDCDGIDDSVEYRLKLSLRKAGGNIEVDFSGTSPQARTSINCGILDTKTAVGVALKFLIDPKTRFTSGSYRPIDVVIPPGTFISATPPDGAVFLYWESSMPVLLAIFRALEKALGANAIGGDYGSLSIHNAHGVMEDGTPWVTTAQCGGEHGPWGATRLADGDSYTAISLANNLDPATEAVESDVPGVVLRKEYAIDTAGAGANRGGAAVLKDTMYLRDAEHWSSPLHTKRSSGVGVYGGGDGANGAVWFFEKDAFDVTERRDLIGLDRDVYRSAVPIAGVLDPQTNAVDPENGEYFYFASTSVWQTRPGAVFRYVTNGGGGWGDPFTRDPERVRDDVRDEYVSIEGAYRQYGVVIQGDPATDPEGLVVDHEATAARRADRTGA; this comes from the coding sequence ATGACTAACACCGACGACGGGCGCCTCCAGCTCAAGGAGATGACCGACGACCAGTTCACCGACGCGTACGGCGCCGACCGCTTCACCGCCTCGGTGCTGTCGAGCCGGATGCGCTACATCGTCCAGCACATGTGCACCGACCTGCTCAACAACGCGTTCTCCATGATCCTGCGCGACTGGTACGACTTCGCCGCCACGATCACGGGACCGCGGGAGCACAACTACCCGATGGGCGCGGTCAGCAACAGCCTCGTGCTGTTCCTCGGCACGATGGCCGAAGCCGTGCGCAACACCGTCGAGGAGTACGGGCCCGACGAGGTACGCGAGGGCGACGTGATCATCGCCAACGACCCGTATCGCACCGGCAACCACGTCAACGACATCTGCTTCATCCGCCCGGTCTTCCACGAGGGCCGCCCGGTGACCTACGTGACGCTGCGCGCGCACCAGCTCGACATGGGCGGCATCGTGCCCGCGGGCTTCAGTGCCACCAAGCGCAACGTGTACGAGAACGGTCTCGTCATCGCGCCGATGCTGCTCTACCGCGACGACAAGCCCATCCAGTCGTCGTTCAACCTCATCTTCGACAACGCGCGGATGGCGGCGCTGCTGCTGCCCGACATCAAGACGATCTACCAGAACCTCCTGCTCGGTGAGCGGCTGATCAAGGAGAGCATCGAGAGGTACGGCATCGACGCGTTCCTCGGCGCGATCAGGTACAGCTGCGACGTCTCGGCCGAGTCGATGCAGGACGCCATCGAGCAGCTCCCCGACGGCGTCTACGAGGCCGAGGAGGGCATCGACTGTGACGGCATCGACGACAGCGTCGAGTACCGGTTGAAACTGTCGCTGCGCAAGGCCGGCGGCAACATCGAGGTCGACTTCAGCGGCACCTCGCCGCAGGCGCGGACGAGCATCAACTGCGGGATCCTCGACACCAAGACCGCCGTCGGCGTCGCGCTGAAGTTCCTCATCGATCCGAAGACGCGGTTCACGTCGGGCTCGTACCGGCCGATCGACGTCGTCATCCCGCCGGGCACGTTCATCAGCGCGACACCACCCGACGGCGCGGTCTTCCTGTACTGGGAGAGCTCGATGCCCGTCCTGCTCGCGATCTTCCGCGCGCTGGAGAAGGCGCTGGGCGCGAACGCGATCGGCGGCGACTACGGCTCGCTCAGCATCCACAACGCCCACGGCGTCATGGAGGACGGCACACCGTGGGTGACCACGGCGCAGTGCGGCGGCGAGCACGGGCCGTGGGGCGCGACACGTCTCGCGGACGGCGACAGCTACACGGCGATCTCGCTGGCGAACAACCTCGACCCCGCGACGGAGGCGGTCGAGTCCGACGTGCCCGGCGTGGTGCTGCGGAAGGAGTACGCCATCGACACCGCCGGTGCGGGCGCCAACCGCGGCGGGGCCGCCGTCCTGAAGGACACCATGTACCTGCGCGACGCCGAGCACTGGTCGAGCCCCCTGCACACCAAGCGCAGCAGCGGGGTCGGCGTGTACGGCGGCGGGGACGGCGCGAACGGCGCGGTGTGGTTCTTCGAGAAGGACGCGTTCGACGTCACCGAGCGGCGGGACCTGATCGGACTCGACCGCGATGTCTACCGATCGGCCGTCCCCATCGCCGGCGTCCTCGACCCGCAGACCAACGCGGTCGACCCGGAGAACGGCGAGTACTTCTACTTCGCCTCCACGTCGGTCTGGCAGACCAGGCCGGGCGCGGTGTTCCGCTACGTCACCAACGGTGGCGGCGGCTGGGGCGACCCGTTCACCCGCGACCCGGAGCGCGTACGCGACGACGTCAGGGACGAGTACGTCAGCATCGAGGGCGCGTACCGTCAGTACGGCGTGGTGATCCAGGGCGATCCGGCGACGGACCCCGAGGGCCTCGTCGTCGACCATGAGGCGACTGCCGCCCGCCGAGCCGACCGTACGGGCGCCTGA